From one Formosa sediminum genomic stretch:
- a CDS encoding acyl-CoA dehydrogenase family protein, translating to METTQKDIIRGGQFLIKETPCEDVFTPEDFSEEQLMMKEAVMEFNDREIIPHKARFEAKDYALTEEVMRKAAELGFLGVAVPEEYGGLGMGFVSTMLTCDYISSGTGSFSTAFGAHTGIGTMPITLYGTEEQKQKYVPKLATGEWFGAYALTEPGAGSDANSGKTTAKLSDDGKSYVINGQKMWISNAGFCSVMIVFARIEDDKNITGFIVEYDKNNANGITLGEEEHKLGIRASSTRQVFFNDTIVPVENMLAARGEGFKIAMNALNIGRIKLAAACLDSQRRITTTAVQYANERKQFKTPIADFGAIKVKLAEMATNAYVGESASYRAAKNIEDRIAMRQASGNTHQEAELKGVEEYAIECSILKVAVSEDVQDCADEGIQIFGGMGFSEDTPMEAAWRDARIARIYEGTNEINRMLCVGMLVKKAMKGHVDLLGPAMKVQEDLMGIPSFETPDFSELFSEEKSMIAKLKKVFLMVAGAAVQKFGPALEEHQQLLLAASDILIEIYMAESAILRTEKNAKRFGEESQKEQIAMSKLYLYQAVEIVEKKGKESIISFAEGDEQRMMLMGLKRFTKYVNYPDIVDLRNEIAEKVKAENSYCF from the coding sequence ATGGAAACTACACAAAAAGATATTATTAGAGGTGGACAATTTCTTATTAAAGAAACTCCTTGTGAAGACGTATTCACGCCTGAAGATTTCTCGGAAGAGCAACTTATGATGAAGGAAGCCGTTATGGAATTTAACGACCGTGAAATTATACCACATAAAGCCAGATTTGAAGCAAAAGATTATGCCTTAACTGAAGAAGTTATGCGTAAGGCAGCAGAATTAGGCTTTCTAGGCGTTGCTGTACCCGAAGAATACGGCGGCTTAGGAATGGGATTTGTATCAACCATGTTAACGTGCGACTATATTTCTAGTGGAACGGGATCTTTTAGTACTGCTTTTGGTGCACATACGGGTATTGGAACCATGCCAATTACCTTATATGGTACTGAAGAACAAAAACAAAAATACGTCCCTAAATTAGCAACCGGCGAATGGTTTGGTGCGTATGCATTAACAGAGCCTGGTGCTGGTAGTGATGCCAACTCGGGTAAAACCACAGCTAAATTATCAGACGATGGAAAATCGTATGTGATTAATGGACAAAAGATGTGGATTTCTAATGCTGGTTTTTGTAGTGTAATGATTGTGTTTGCACGTATTGAAGACGACAAAAACATAACAGGTTTTATTGTTGAATACGATAAAAACAATGCTAACGGAATTACTTTAGGAGAAGAAGAACACAAACTAGGAATCCGAGCTTCTTCTACGCGTCAGGTGTTTTTTAACGACACGATTGTGCCCGTAGAAAACATGTTAGCAGCTCGTGGCGAAGGTTTTAAAATTGCCATGAATGCCTTAAACATCGGACGTATAAAACTTGCCGCAGCTTGCCTAGATTCACAACGTCGTATTACTACAACTGCAGTACAATATGCAAATGAACGTAAACAATTTAAAACGCCTATAGCAGACTTTGGTGCTATTAAAGTAAAATTAGCCGAAATGGCTACTAACGCTTACGTTGGAGAATCGGCGTCTTATAGAGCTGCAAAAAACATTGAAGACCGTATAGCCATGCGTCAAGCATCAGGAAATACACATCAAGAAGCAGAACTTAAGGGTGTTGAAGAATATGCTATTGAATGTTCTATATTAAAAGTTGCTGTTTCTGAGGATGTACAAGACTGTGCAGATGAAGGTATCCAGATTTTTGGAGGTATGGGATTCTCTGAAGATACACCTATGGAAGCAGCCTGGAGAGATGCTAGAATTGCTAGAATTTACGAAGGGACCAACGAAATTAACCGTATGCTTTGTGTTGGCATGCTTGTTAAAAAAGCAATGAAAGGCCATGTAGATTTATTAGGTCCTGCTATGAAGGTACAGGAAGACTTAATGGGAATTCCGTCTTTTGAAACTCCAGATTTTTCTGAGTTATTCTCCGAAGAAAAATCTATGATTGCAAAACTTAAAAAAGTCTTCTTAATGGTAGCTGGTGCTGCTGTACAAAAGTTTGGTCCTGCTCTAGAAGAACATCAACAACTGCTTTTAGCTGCTTCAGATATTCTTATTGAAATTTACATGGCCGAATCGGCAATTTTAAGAACAGAGAAAAATGCAAAACGTTTTGGTGAGGAGTCTCAAAAAGAACAAATTGCAATGTCTAAATTATACTTATATCAGGCTGTAGAAATTGTAGAGAAAAAAGGTAAAGAAAGTATTATTTCTTTTGCTGAAGGCGATGAGCAACGCATGATGCTAATGGGACTTAAGCGTTTTACTAAATATGTTAATTATCCTGATATTGTAGATTTAAGAAATGAAATCGCAGAAAAAGTAAAAGCAGAAAATTCATACTGCTTCTAA
- a CDS encoding acetyl-CoA C-acyltransferase, with the protein MKQAYIVKAYRTAVGKAPKGVFRFKRTDELAAETIKYMMKELPELDPKRIDDVIVGNAMPEGSQGLNMARLISLMGLDIVDVPGVTVNRFCSSGIETIGMATAKIQAGMANCIIAGGAESMSAVPMTGFKPELNYDIVKAGHEDYYWGMGNTAEAVANQFKVSREDQDEFAFNSHMKALKAQAEDRFQDQIVPIEVDETYIDANGKKATKTYTVTKDEGPRKGTSMEALSKLRAVFAAGGSVTAGNSSQTSDGAAFVMVMSEDMVKELNLQPIARLVNYAAAGVEPRIMGIGPVKAIPKALKQAGLKQSDLELIELNEAFASQSIAVIRELDLNTDIVNVNGGAIALGHPLGCTGAKLSVQLFDEMRKRDMKGKYGAVTMCVGTGQGACGIFEFLN; encoded by the coding sequence ATGAAACAAGCATATATAGTAAAAGCATATAGAACCGCTGTAGGAAAAGCACCTAAAGGCGTATTTCGATTTAAAAGAACCGATGAATTGGCTGCTGAAACCATCAAGTATATGATGAAAGAACTGCCAGAATTAGATCCAAAACGTATAGACGACGTTATTGTTGGTAATGCTATGCCTGAGGGCTCTCAAGGTTTAAATATGGCACGTTTAATCTCGCTTATGGGATTAGACATTGTAGATGTTCCGGGCGTTACCGTAAACCGTTTTTGTTCTTCTGGAATAGAAACTATTGGTATGGCAACTGCTAAAATCCAAGCTGGAATGGCCAACTGTATCATAGCTGGTGGAGCCGAAAGTATGAGTGCTGTACCTATGACAGGCTTTAAACCAGAATTAAATTACGATATCGTAAAAGCTGGTCATGAAGATTACTATTGGGGCATGGGTAATACTGCAGAAGCTGTCGCAAATCAATTTAAAGTGTCTCGCGAAGACCAAGATGAATTTGCTTTTAATTCGCATATGAAAGCTCTTAAAGCACAAGCCGAAGACCGTTTTCAAGACCAAATTGTACCTATAGAGGTTGACGAAACCTATATCGATGCCAATGGTAAAAAAGCCACTAAAACATATACAGTTACTAAAGATGAAGGTCCAAGAAAAGGCACTAGTATGGAAGCCCTGTCTAAACTTAGAGCTGTGTTTGCTGCCGGCGGAAGTGTTACTGCAGGAAACTCGTCGCAGACTAGTGATGGCGCTGCCTTTGTAATGGTTATGAGTGAAGATATGGTAAAAGAACTAAACCTTCAGCCAATTGCACGCTTAGTCAACTATGCGGCTGCAGGTGTAGAACCTCGCATTATGGGAATTGGTCCAGTAAAAGCCATTCCAAAAGCCCTAAAACAAGCCGGATTAAAACAAAGCGATTTAGAATTAATTGAATTAAATGAAGCCTTTGCTTCGCAATCTATCGCGGTAATACGTGAGCTAGATTTAAATACAGATATTGTAAATGTAAACGGAGGTGCCATCGCTTTAGGTCATCCACTAGGCTGTACAGGCGCAAAATTATCAGTACAATTATTCGACGAAATGCGTAAACGCGATATGAAAGGAAAATATGGCGCTGTTACCATGTGTGTCGGTACAGGTCAAGGTGCTTGCGGAATCTTTGAATTTTTGAATTAA
- a CDS encoding four helix bundle protein, producing MHKVEDLIIWNKSIELTKRIYVLISELPSDEKYGLNTQIKRSAVSIPSNIAEGAGRNSNKEFKYFMSIANGSTFELQTQLILLSELNLISKEKTQPVIELCIEIQKMNYSFQKKL from the coding sequence ATGCATAAAGTAGAAGATTTAATAATCTGGAATAAGTCTATTGAATTGACTAAAAGAATCTATGTACTAATTTCAGAATTACCATCTGACGAAAAATATGGATTAAACACTCAAATTAAAAGAAGCGCTGTATCAATCCCTTCAAATATTGCTGAAGGCGCTGGAAGAAATTCTAATAAAGAATTTAAATATTTTATGAGTATTGCCAATGGATCAACGTTCGAACTTCAAACACAACTTATTTTGTTAAGTGAATTAAATTTAATATCAAAAGAAAAGACACAACCAGTCATTGAGTTATGTATTGAAATTCAGAAAATGAATTATTCTTTTCAAAAGAAATTATAA
- a CDS encoding 3-hydroxyacyl-CoA dehydrogenase/enoyl-CoA hydratase family protein, whose protein sequence is MSTRRIKKVAVIGSGIMGSGIACHFANIGVDVLLLDIVPRELNATEQAKGLTLQDKVVRNRMVNDSLSAALKSKPSPIYHQKFASRITTGNLEDDISKVKDVDWIIEVVVERLDIKQQVFENLEKHRTPGTLITSNTSGIPIKFMSKGRSEDFQKHFCGTHFFNPARYLKLFEIIPGPETSQEVLDFLNSYGEQFLGKTSVVAKDTPAFIGNRVGIFSIMSLFHTVKDMDLTIEEVDKLTGPVIGRPKSATFRTVDVVGLDTLVHVANGLYENVPSDERHELFKLPDFISTMMENKWLGSKTKQGFYKVERHKDGSKDILSLDLDTLEYRANKKANFATLELTKTIDKVVDRFKVLISGKDRAGEFYRKNFAALFAYVSHRIPEITNELYKIDDAMKAGFGWQHGPFQIWDAIGVEKGLELIKAEGLEPAAWINDMLAAGISSFYAVKDGASYFYDIPTKKLEKVPGQDAFIILDNIRKSKEVFKNSGVVIEDLGDGILNCEFQSKMNTIGGDVLNGINKAIDLAEKDFQGLVVGNQGANFSVGANIGMIFMMAVEQEYDELNMAIKYFQDTMMRMRYSAIPTISAPHGMTLGGGCELSLHADKVVAAAETYMGLVEFGVGVIPGGGGSKEMTLRAQDTFKKGDVELNTLQEYFLSIGMAKVSTSAYEAFDIGVLQHGKDIVVVNKDRQIATAKAHAKLMAEAGYTQPIKRTDIKVLGKQALGMFLVGTDSMEASHYISEHDQKIANKLAYVMAGGDLSEPTLVNEQYLLDLEREAFLSLCTERKTLERIQHMLKTGKPLRN, encoded by the coding sequence ATGAGCACACGTAGAATAAAAAAAGTAGCCGTTATTGGTTCTGGTATTATGGGTAGTGGTATTGCTTGTCATTTTGCCAATATTGGTGTAGATGTACTATTACTAGACATTGTACCTCGCGAACTTAACGCTACCGAACAAGCTAAAGGATTGACATTACAAGATAAAGTAGTAAGAAATAGAATGGTAAACGATTCGCTTTCTGCTGCTTTAAAATCGAAACCCTCTCCTATTTATCATCAAAAATTTGCAAGCCGAATTACGACTGGAAATTTAGAAGATGATATCTCTAAGGTTAAAGATGTAGATTGGATTATTGAAGTGGTTGTAGAACGTTTAGATATAAAACAACAGGTTTTCGAAAATCTAGAAAAACACAGAACGCCAGGCACTTTAATTACCTCGAACACCTCGGGTATCCCAATTAAATTTATGAGTAAAGGCCGTTCTGAAGATTTTCAGAAACACTTCTGTGGAACACACTTTTTTAACCCTGCGCGTTACTTAAAATTATTCGAAATTATTCCTGGACCAGAAACGAGCCAAGAGGTATTAGACTTTTTAAATAGTTATGGCGAACAGTTTTTAGGAAAAACCTCTGTGGTGGCTAAAGATACACCCGCTTTTATAGGAAACCGTGTAGGTATTTTTAGTATTATGAGTTTGTTCCATACGGTAAAAGATATGGATTTAACCATTGAAGAAGTCGACAAATTAACAGGTCCTGTTATCGGTCGTCCTAAATCGGCTACATTTCGTACTGTAGATGTGGTTGGCTTAGATACCTTAGTGCATGTGGCTAACGGCTTGTACGAGAATGTGCCTTCAGATGAACGTCACGAGTTATTTAAACTACCCGATTTTATTAGTACAATGATGGAAAATAAATGGCTAGGTAGTAAAACAAAACAAGGATTCTATAAAGTAGAACGTCATAAAGACGGCAGTAAAGACATTTTATCTTTAGACTTAGACACTTTAGAATATCGTGCAAACAAAAAAGCAAATTTTGCAACTTTAGAATTAACGAAAACGATTGATAAGGTTGTCGACCGTTTTAAAGTTTTGATTTCAGGTAAAGATAGAGCAGGCGAATTTTATCGTAAAAATTTTGCAGCCCTATTCGCATACGTCTCACATAGAATCCCTGAAATTACCAACGAATTATATAAAATTGATGATGCCATGAAAGCTGGATTTGGCTGGCAACATGGTCCATTTCAAATTTGGGATGCTATAGGTGTAGAAAAAGGCTTAGAACTTATTAAAGCCGAAGGTTTGGAACCTGCTGCTTGGATTAACGATATGTTAGCCGCAGGAATATCCTCGTTTTATGCTGTAAAAGATGGAGCATCTTACTTTTATGATATTCCGACTAAAAAATTAGAAAAAGTTCCTGGTCAAGATGCCTTTATCATTTTAGATAATATTAGAAAATCAAAAGAAGTCTTTAAAAACTCAGGTGTAGTTATCGAAGATTTAGGCGACGGTATCCTGAATTGCGAATTTCAATCTAAAATGAATACCATCGGTGGCGATGTTTTAAACGGTATTAATAAAGCCATTGATTTAGCTGAAAAAGATTTCCAAGGTTTAGTCGTTGGAAATCAAGGAGCAAATTTCTCTGTTGGAGCCAACATCGGAATGATTTTTATGATGGCTGTAGAACAAGAGTACGACGAATTAAACATGGCCATTAAGTATTTTCAAGATACCATGATGCGTATGCGCTATTCTGCCATTCCAACTATTTCTGCGCCTCACGGCATGACGCTTGGTGGTGGTTGCGAATTATCGCTACATGCAGACAAAGTGGTTGCTGCTGCAGAAACTTATATGGGACTTGTAGAATTTGGAGTTGGTGTAATTCCTGGTGGTGGTGGTTCTAAAGAAATGACCTTAAGAGCACAAGACACTTTTAAAAAGGGCGATGTTGAATTAAATACGCTTCAAGAGTATTTCTTAAGTATAGGGATGGCAAAAGTATCAACCTCGGCTTACGAAGCCTTCGATATAGGCGTGCTTCAACACGGAAAAGATATTGTGGTAGTAAATAAAGACAGACAAATTGCAACAGCAAAAGCTCATGCCAAATTAATGGCAGAAGCGGGCTATACACAACCTATAAAACGTACCGATATAAAAGTTCTAGGAAAACAAGCCTTAGGCATGTTTTTAGTGGGAACAGATTCTATGGAAGCGAGTCATTACATTAGTGAACACGACCAGAAAATAGCAAACAAATTGGCTTACGTTATGGCTGGAGGGGATTTATCAGAGCCTACTTTGGTAAACGAACAATATCTACTCGATTTAGAACGCGAAGCCTTCTTAAGTCTATGTACAGAACGTAAAACTTTAGAACGTATTCAGCATATGTTAAAAACTGGAAAGCCACTTAGAAACTAG
- a CDS encoding MarR family winged helix-turn-helix transcriptional regulator: protein MKDKTIDYVLRHTWLAVTKMYNEQGTKFNSTMAIGFALLSIDPEKGTPSTSLGPKMGMEATSLSRIIKNMETQGLIERKPNPEDGRGVLIHLTEIGKEKRNFSKERVLIFNEAVRKNISAEKIEHFYEVAEVINDLISNKKIYTNESILK, encoded by the coding sequence ATGAAAGATAAGACAATCGACTATGTTTTACGGCACACATGGCTAGCCGTTACCAAAATGTATAACGAACAAGGTACAAAATTTAACAGCACTATGGCCATAGGTTTTGCATTACTTAGTATTGACCCTGAAAAAGGCACACCTTCTACTTCTCTTGGTCCTAAAATGGGAATGGAAGCCACAAGTTTATCCAGGATAATTAAAAACATGGAAACCCAAGGGCTAATTGAACGTAAACCAAATCCTGAAGATGGCCGTGGCGTTTTAATTCATTTAACTGAAATTGGTAAAGAAAAAAGAAACTTTTCTAAAGAGCGTGTTTTAATTTTTAATGAAGCTGTAAGAAAAAATATTTCAGCTGAAAAAATTGAACATTTTTACGAAGTGGCAGAAGTCATAAACGATTTAATTTCAAACAAAAAAATATATACTAACGAAAGCATTTTAAAATAA
- a CDS encoding AMP-dependent synthetase/ligase, whose product MINITRIFDFPYYQLEKYNLNKSLTTKYGNTWTSISTQEYIDQANAISRALLRLGVKPNDKIAVISTNNRTEWNIMDIGVLQIGANNVPIYPTISETDYEYILNHSEATYCFVSDKDVLEKLNKIKDNTLLKAVYTFDEIPNEKNWKELLTLGADTSNQPEVETHKANVKPNDLATLIYTSGTTGTPKGVMLSHNNLVSNVLNSEKRVPFSHGKSRALSFLPICHVFERMLIYLYQYCGVEIYYAESIDKMADNMKEIRPHVMTAVPRLYEKVYDKIVAKGSDLTGLKKALFFWAIDLGLKYEPYGKNGWWYEKQLAVARKLIFSKWKEGLGGEIELMVSGSAPLQKRLTRIFAAAGIPIMEGYGLTETSPVISVNDQRDFGFRVGTVGKLIDNIEVKIAEDGEILVKGPNVMLGYYKDPERTKDVMSGAYFHTGDIGEISNDGFLKITDRKKEIFKTSGGKYIAPAVIENKLKQSRFIEQVIVIGEGEKMPAALIQPNIEFITEWAKRHNIEFSNIDALCTDQRLLDRIQKEIDYSNKGFGNWEQIKAFKLTPDVWSIDNGQLTPTLKLKRKNIKEIYKSLIESIYRS is encoded by the coding sequence ATGATAAACATTACACGAATATTCGACTTTCCGTATTATCAGTTAGAAAAATACAACTTAAACAAATCTCTAACAACTAAATACGGTAACACTTGGACCTCTATATCTACACAGGAATATATAGATCAAGCCAATGCAATAAGTCGTGCTTTGCTCCGACTAGGTGTAAAACCAAACGATAAAATTGCTGTAATATCTACCAATAATAGAACAGAATGGAATATTATGGATATTGGTGTGCTACAAATTGGCGCCAATAATGTTCCTATTTATCCTACAATTTCTGAAACCGATTATGAATATATTCTAAATCATTCTGAAGCTACTTATTGTTTTGTATCAGATAAAGACGTTTTAGAAAAGTTAAATAAGATTAAAGACAATACTCTTTTAAAAGCTGTATACACATTTGACGAGATTCCAAATGAGAAGAATTGGAAAGAACTACTTACATTAGGTGCAGACACCTCAAATCAACCTGAAGTTGAAACCCATAAAGCGAATGTTAAACCTAATGATTTAGCAACTTTAATATATACTTCAGGAACTACAGGGACACCTAAGGGTGTAATGTTGTCGCATAATAATTTAGTTTCAAATGTACTTAACAGTGAAAAACGTGTACCATTTAGTCATGGTAAATCTCGTGCACTAAGTTTTTTACCTATATGTCACGTTTTTGAGCGTATGCTAATTTATTTATATCAATATTGTGGTGTAGAAATTTATTATGCCGAGTCTATTGATAAAATGGCAGATAACATGAAAGAGATACGACCACATGTAATGACTGCTGTACCACGATTATATGAAAAGGTATACGATAAGATTGTAGCTAAAGGAAGCGACTTAACAGGCCTTAAAAAAGCGTTATTCTTTTGGGCTATAGATTTAGGACTAAAGTATGAACCTTACGGTAAAAATGGATGGTGGTACGAAAAACAATTGGCTGTAGCTAGAAAACTAATTTTTAGTAAATGGAAAGAAGGTTTAGGCGGAGAAATTGAACTTATGGTCTCTGGTAGTGCTCCATTACAAAAAAGGCTAACACGTATTTTTGCTGCTGCAGGTATTCCAATCATGGAAGGTTATGGCTTAACAGAAACCTCACCTGTTATTTCTGTAAACGACCAAAGAGATTTTGGATTTAGAGTTGGTACAGTTGGTAAACTTATAGATAATATAGAAGTTAAGATTGCTGAAGATGGTGAAATCTTAGTTAAAGGTCCAAATGTCATGTTAGGCTATTATAAAGATCCTGAAAGAACAAAAGATGTCATGTCAGGAGCGTATTTCCATACGGGAGATATTGGAGAAATTTCTAATGATGGGTTTTTAAAAATTACAGATCGTAAAAAAGAAATTTTTAAAACAAGCGGAGGAAAATACATTGCACCAGCTGTAATTGAAAATAAACTGAAACAATCCCGATTTATAGAACAAGTTATAGTAATTGGGGAAGGCGAAAAAATGCCAGCAGCTTTAATCCAACCAAATATTGAATTTATTACAGAATGGGCAAAACGCCATAATATAGAATTCAGCAATATTGATGCTTTGTGCACAGACCAACGTTTACTAGATCGCATTCAAAAAGAAATCGATTATTCTAACAAAGGTTTTGGAAATTGGGAACAAATTAAAGCTTTTAAACTCACGCCAGATGTCTGGTCTATTGATAACGGACAACTAACTCCGACATTAAAGTTAAAGCGAAAAAACATTAAAGAAATTTACAAATCCTTAATAGAATCCATATATAGATCCTAA
- a CDS encoding carboxypeptidase-like regulatory domain-containing protein: protein MKYTFILFILLFTSATVFAQDSNTSVIGVIINGSTDEPLEGVNIVNINQVKGSTTNAKGEFKISAKVNDTLHLSYLGFKSLKVKVTNDWLKFGSSTIALTELALALEEVVVNQFRLTGFLEVDIKQVPINNNYQYSISGLQNGYEAGSGGTSVNKILNSIFNPADFLYNIFGKKPQEMKKLKQMKQDDEIRNLLASRFDREMLTVLLQVDRVDLDEIVRQCNYSKDFINSANDLQILDAISGCYEEYKVLSRGRSKI from the coding sequence ATGAAATATACATTTATATTATTTATCCTGTTATTTACATCTGCAACTGTTTTTGCACAAGACAGCAATACAAGTGTAATTGGGGTAATTATTAATGGGTCTACAGACGAGCCACTTGAAGGTGTAAACATTGTAAATATTAATCAGGTTAAAGGTAGTACTACAAATGCTAAGGGAGAATTTAAGATTTCGGCTAAAGTAAATGATACGCTTCACCTTTCTTATTTAGGTTTTAAATCTTTAAAAGTTAAAGTAACGAACGACTGGTTAAAATTCGGAAGTTCAACCATTGCTTTAACAGAATTAGCTTTAGCCTTAGAAGAAGTTGTAGTAAACCAATTTAGATTAACAGGTTTCTTAGAAGTAGATATTAAGCAAGTCCCTATTAATAATAATTACCAGTATAGTATTTCTGGATTACAAAATGGTTACGAGGCAGGTTCAGGAGGGACAAGTGTAAATAAAATTTTAAATTCTATTTTTAACCCAGCAGATTTTCTATATAATATCTTCGGAAAAAAGCCTCAGGAAATGAAAAAACTGAAGCAGATGAAACAGGATGACGAGATTAGAAATCTATTAGCTTCGCGATTTGACAGAGAAATGCTCACTGTTTTATTACAGGTAGATCGCGTAGACTTAGATGAAATTGTAAGGCAATGTAATTACTCTAAAGACTTTATAAATTCTGCTAACGATCTTCAAATTCTCGATGCCATAAGTGGCTGTTATGAAGAATATAAGGTGTTAAGCCGGGGCAGATCAAAAATTTAA
- a CDS encoding DEAD/DEAH box helicase, which produces MNTFKDLGLNDDLLRAITDMGFETPSEVQDKAIPLLLESEIDLVALAQTGTGKTAAFGFPMLQKIDIDSRTTQGLILSPTRELCLQITNELKAYGKYCKGLNVVAIYGGSSIQDQARDVKRGAQIIVATPGRMKDMINRKMVDISKIQYSVLDEADEMLNMGFYEDITDILSHTPIDKNTWLFSATMPKEVSNIAKKFMDSPKEITVGNKNEGSTQVSHEYYLVNSRDRYQALKRLADANPDIFSVVFCRTKRDTQKVAEQLIEDGYNAGALHGDLSQNQRDLVMKSFRNNQIQMLVATDVAARGIDVDDITHVINYQLPDEIETYNHRSGRTGRAGKTGISMVIVSKSEVRKIKSIERIIKKDFIKKEIPNGMEICEVQLMSLANKIHNTEVNPEIDKYLDSINTMFEDTSKEELIQKFFSVEFTRFFNYYQKSKDLNVAEGNTREKEHVSNGNAARFFINVGSRDGFDWMKLKDFLKEVLELGRDDVFKVDVKESFSFFNTEKELKDKVLAFFTDYKHDGRFVNVEETENKGGGGRGGNRSRGGGGRRDRKDGGFRGERRSKSGGDRKRNSESKPRRSNSGFSSEKRSNSDQGSASSRPRRSRR; this is translated from the coding sequence ATGAACACATTCAAAGATTTAGGTCTTAATGACGACCTATTGCGTGCTATTACCGATATGGGGTTTGAAACTCCAAGTGAAGTCCAAGACAAAGCCATCCCATTATTATTAGAAAGTGAAATAGATTTAGTTGCTTTGGCACAAACAGGAACAGGTAAAACTGCCGCGTTTGGTTTTCCAATGCTACAAAAAATAGATATTGATAGCAGAACCACTCAAGGATTAATCTTATCGCCTACGCGCGAACTTTGTTTACAAATTACTAACGAACTTAAAGCGTATGGTAAATATTGTAAAGGTTTAAACGTTGTTGCTATATATGGTGGATCTAGTATTCAGGACCAAGCAAGAGATGTGAAACGCGGAGCTCAAATTATTGTAGCAACTCCAGGACGTATGAAAGATATGATTAACCGTAAAATGGTTGATATTTCTAAAATTCAATATAGCGTTCTAGATGAAGCAGATGAAATGCTAAACATGGGATTTTATGAAGATATCACAGACATCTTATCTCACACACCTATAGACAAAAATACTTGGTTATTTTCTGCAACTATGCCTAAAGAGGTTTCTAACATTGCAAAAAAATTCATGGATAGTCCTAAGGAAATCACTGTAGGAAATAAAAATGAAGGAAGTACGCAAGTCTCTCACGAATACTATTTAGTAAATTCTAGAGATCGTTACCAAGCTTTAAAGCGTTTAGCCGATGCAAATCCTGATATATTTTCAGTAGTATTTTGTCGTACAAAGCGTGATACACAAAAAGTAGCTGAACAACTTATAGAAGATGGTTACAATGCAGGTGCACTTCACGGTGACTTGAGTCAGAACCAACGTGATTTAGTAATGAAATCGTTTAGAAATAATCAAATCCAAATGTTAGTTGCTACAGACGTAGCTGCTCGAGGAATTGATGTAGACGATATAACGCACGTTATTAATTACCAATTGCCAGACGAAATTGAAACTTATAACCACCGTAGTGGTCGTACAGGACGTGCTGGTAAAACAGGTATTTCTATGGTTATTGTCTCTAAAAGTGAGGTTAGAAAAATTAAAAGTATAGAACGTATTATAAAAAAAGATTTCATTAAAAAAGAAATTCCTAACGGAATGGAAATTTGTGAAGTTCAATTAATGTCGTTAGCTAATAAAATTCACAATACAGAAGTTAATCCAGAAATTGATAAGTACTTAGACAGTATTAATACCATGTTTGAAGATACGTCTAAAGAAGAATTAATTCAGAAATTTTTCTCAGTAGAATTTACTCGTTTCTTTAATTACTATCAAAAATCTAAAGATTTAAACGTAGCCGAAGGAAATACAAGAGAAAAAGAACATGTTAGTAATGGAAATGCTGCACGTTTCTTTATTAATGTTGGAAGCCGTGATGGTTTCGATTGGATGAAATTAAAAGATTTCTTAAAAGAAGTTTTAGAATTAGGTCGCGACGATGTCTTTAAAGTAGATGTTAAAGAAAGCTTTTCATTCTTTAATACAGAAAAAGAACTTAAAGATAAAGTACTTGCATTTTTTACAGATTATAAACACGATGGTCGTTTTGTTAATGTAGAAGAAACAGAAAACAAAGGCGGCGGTGGTCGTGGTGGCAATAGAAGTCGTGGTGGCGGAGGCCGTAGAGACCGTAAAGATGGTGGCTTTAGAGGCGAAAGACGTTCTAAATCTGGAGGTGATAGAAAACGAAATTCAGAGTCTAAACCAAGACGTTCTAACTCTGGATTTAGCTCTGAAAAACGAAGCAATTCAGATCAAGGTTCAGCGTCTTCTAGACCAAGACGATCTAGACGCTAA